The Aspergillus flavus chromosome 6, complete sequence nucleotide sequence AAGATAGCTTATCTCCCTACAAAGCCCATAATCTGCCATGACTAACCTAATTAACTATGCTCAACAAACTTAGTCTCAGTAGCATCAGAAGCGATACTCCCCGCAGCAGCCTTTCTCCTCTTGGCAATGGTAAAGCCACCgaacaagaagaacgccGCCTCCAAGCCCAGAATAACCGCAAGGGTAACCATGGCACCAATAACACCAGCAACGGGTCTAGAGACCtcattgctcttcttttctgtcgATTCAGCACCGGCAGAGTCCGAGGAGGGATTAGCACACTTCCCATCCGTGTTACCGCATGCGCTGCACCATTCCGCCGTAGACATGACGGCAATGTTCTTAGTCTGCTTTTCGAATTCAGTCCAGGAGATAGTAGTGCTCGATTGCCCGTAGAGAGGAAACTCAGTTGGTTCATCAGCGCCAGTGATGGTACCGTTGTGGAAGACAAATCGGACGGAGATATCAGCTGGGTCGGGGAATCCGCTTGGGGAGTCGGTGATCAACTCCCACGCCATTGAAGAGGCGTAGTCAGGGATACCGGTGAAGTCAGAGTTGGCCTTGGGAAGCTGCGCAAGGCCGAAGTAGGAGAGGAAGGTTCCGTAGGAACCAAATTGGATGTTCAGCTTGGTCTTTCCCTGGGTGCTGATTGTCTCGCTTAGTGCATCGAGCATCTCGCCGGCCAGCTGGGCACCAGCAATGGCGCGGACTGTCTCTGTCGAGTTGTAGGCTAGGTTGTACTGCTCGATGTTGGCTAGGGCTAACAGCTGTTCGAACTGTGCGTCTGTCGGCATGTTCTCGGTGCTGGAGTTGTGGATTCTCGCGACATTGAGGTAGTCGAAGATGGCATAGGCGTTCTTGAAGCTTATGTCGGAGTCGGAGAATTCACCCTTTAGAACGGGCGTGAGTGATGTGTAGAAGTCTTGAGTAGATGCGAGAAGGTCCTTGTACAGTGATGAGCTGTAAtagctgttgctgctgaccttggccttctggcatTTGGTGGTGTCCTGAAGCCATGTGTTGTCCTCACTGTTTGTTCCGGTGGTGGTGAGCGACAGTGGGACCAGCTGGTATCCATTCAATGGTGCATCGACTGTTGTCCCGTTCGCCAATTTCTGGCTTGCAGTTGCTCCGACAGGGGGATAAACACCCTGCAGAAAGCCGGTTGCTGAGTTCTGCAGCACGGCATCAGATGGTGCAGCTGCACTGAGTTGTTTTAGGTTGACAACATCCGTGCTGATGCCTTCAATTTGAAGGGAAGAGTTTGAATCAATGTAACGGTTGTGGTAGTAGCTACCGGTCATGAAAACCTCACTATATCCCAAGTCCGTAAGCTGGGTGTTGCCCAGTATCTTAGGGGTACGATCGCCGTGACGGGCAAATATGTATGCACCCAGAACTCTCTCCGCAGATGCTAAGTGAGCCTGGGGCATGGCCAGCATGGCCAGCATGAGGTAGTCTCGCGATGAAGTCCGCATTTTGCAGGAAGAATGTCAAGCCTGAAAGCAATTGATCATTAACTCGTTCTCTAAATCCTGGGAAAAGGGTGTCAATTATATATTTCACAGGGTTACTTCATGAGTGACACGCTACTTTTACTACGAAGACCCTGCAGTCGTACCCCGCACCTATACGGGCATATTAACGACCTCGTCCGTGGAGCAATATGTCACTAACCACATGGTCGAAGACTATTTTCCGCTTGCACACCAGTAGCAGTTCTAGACGTATACCTGGTGCATAACAGAAATTATTGCCAAGCCTAGACGCCTTGGCATGTCTCTAGAGAAGGAAGCAGGCGGCGCCTCTCCGGCCACCCGCTCTCTTCCGGGCAATTGGTGAACTCAATGCAGAACTTGGAGGAGAGGTCTAGTATCCCACTTACCGTGGGTTGAACCTTGCAAGAAAGCTTAAATCGATATGACTGGTTCGAATGACCGTCTGGCTGTTTTTGGCAATTCTAACTGACCAATAATTCTCGTTTGCATTACACCAAACATCATTGACTATCTAATTGACTTGGCGCCGGTGTGATATGGTTTGATGTGCTAGTGTAAGGCGCATTGGACCCTTGTACCCAGGTAAAGAGCTAGTAGATGGACTAGTCACAGGGTACGAAGGCTTTGGCCTTATATCAAGGGTCCAGATGCAGTGCGGCCCTCATTGAACTTGTTGGTGCCCATGCATAATGACGTCGAGGGCAATTTTGCCACTAGGATGATCGGATACCTGTATATTCACGAAGTGGACATTCCTTGGGCTTAATCGGTTTAGTGAAGAGGAATCAATATCCTGCACTACTGCACCTTGGCTCATAGTGATCTCAAGGTCGAGCAGGTAATCCGCTGTCCTACAATGGCATTCTTGCGTTGAAAATGTAAACAGAAATACGGACCAACGCACATTCCATTCGATGACAGCTGAGTTTATACTCTAATCTTAAATAGCACCCATCCATAAACAATAATCATTGACGTAAAACTAAATTGCCCTCCCCATCCCAATCCCTATTTGCCCTCCATTCCCCGTCCTCCGGTTTGCTACCAATAAACTCCTCCCGTTTCCAGATCTCCGCTTTTGCCTTGCACTCGTCCAGAATCTCCTCGCCGGCTCTCCAAGCCGCACGCCTATGCCCCGAGCTGACAGCAATTAAGATCGATGCCTCTCCGACAGCCACCGTACCCAGTCGATGTGAAATGCTCACTGCGATAAGTCcgtgtttttctttgctcTGTCGTGCAATCTGCGTCAGAGTCCTTAATGCCAATGGTGGATAGGATGTATAGCTGAGTTGAGCGACTGGGCGACCGTCAAATGTGTTTCGAGTTGTCCCTAAGAAGAACACATTTGCACCGGCTGCGGGGGAATTGGTGTAGGATAATGCTGTATCTGCACTGAGGGGATCGTATGTCAATTCGATATGGATTTTCTCGTCGGGTAGGGTGACGGTGCGTGGAAATGTAGACCGGTCAAGGTGTGCGGGGGTCGAGTCTTTGGTTTCGGTATGTATCGACGTGTTTGAAACTCTACTTGTTTCTGTTGAGATGGTCATTTTGAGGAAGTGTTGTTGAATATGctggagatatatatccaagtGTAGTAGTCCGCGATGCTATGCTTGTGGTCTTACAACCTGTTGCACACCCCTTTGAAGTTTTGTAAAGCTATCTATCTCTCACATAGAGCCAGAATTCAGTAAGATAAACCGCCCATGACAGTGGATCTATTAGCAAAGCTGAAGAGGGGCAATTGTTCGAGATCGTATCTGCAAAGTAGGGTTCAAACTACAAAAGCAGCGGGGCATCAAGACCCCGCGCTAGGCCGTTTGGGGAACAACTAATCAACCAATTACGGAGGATGATATTCAATCAAACTAAACTGTCACTGCGACGAAATATCTGCACACTAATGCACTTGGAGATGATCGCTTTTTGTATTTCTTGTTCAGGCATCGGAGATTTCACGGTGAAAGGTCGTCTAGAACCCGGAATATGCTGTCAAATTGGACGTTGATGAGGTTACATTTCAGGCTCGCTCGTTGATCTACCGTTTCATAGGTATATGCCCTCGAGGAAGTAAACAGAGTCATGGTTATGGACGCACGATGACAGAGCAAATATGGGTAGCAGTGGGTCATAATAGACGTTGAACTCTCCACTACATTAGGATGAAGCAGGCGTTGTAATTATAGAACAGGAAGCATGGGCTGACAAAACAATGTGTAGCCTGTACGATCTGAGATATTCTCCTTGGAATTTAATATAGGAGTACTGATTTCTCGTAATCTTCCTGCGTCATTATCTGATTTATTTAGACGCGACTTTCATATACCTTCGTTATCAACCATGGCAGATCCAACATTACAGCCCGCAATACTAATCGTATCAGACACTGCTTCGGAAGATCCGTCCACAGACAAGGTTGTCGATGCCCTAACACCACTCTTACTAACCACAGACCAAAGTCCCTGGAAGACACCATTTTCCAACATCGTTCCCGATAATGTACTCGATATACAAAGGAGCATATGTGACTGGACAGACGGGCAAGATGCCGTTAATCTCGTGCTCCTCAGTGGTGGCACAGGGTTCACTAGTCGGGACAACACACCTGAGGTTTGTAGAATCACTGGTGATGCTGTCAATCCCCCTGATCTGATACTCTGTTACGCAGGCGGTGACCCCTCTCCTCCATCGTCATGCTCCTGGACTTGTGTATGTGTTCTCGGGATTCATTTGACGACTGTCGCTGATTCATAGAAACAAGGCATGGCATGTTGGCTGCCTCGTTAAAAGCCACGCCATGTAAGAATAAGATTAATCACTTCTCCTATGAGAACTAGGACTAACATTGAGCACAGTCGCGATGATGTCTCGACCTGTCGCAGGAGTCCGAAATGGGACAGTGATAGTCACTCTTCCTGGGTCGCCAAAAGGGGCAAAAGAAAACCTAGACGCTATTGTGAAACTTCTTCCTCACGCATGCATCCAGGCAGCCGGCGCAAACTCCAGACTTCTTCACGCTGGCGGCATGCAGACACTTGAAGCAGAAGCCGGTGTCTCTTCGGGTAATAACCTAGAGAGCAGGGCCGAGAATTCTCATGCCCATCAGCCACAACTTGGGCATAGTGATTGTGGGCACTCCCATCATCGCGGAAATAATACAGCAAAGTCGAATGACACGAGTGAGGGGCCGAGCCGCCGGAATCGTCTATCACCGTACCCAATGCTGTCTGTCGATGAAGCTCTCTGGCGCATTAGTCACCATACCCCTGACCCTGTTGTAGTTGAGGCCCCAGTAACACCTGCCTTAGTTGGATCAGTGATTGCTGAGGATGTCTACGCTGCAGAGGCTGTGCCAGCTTATCGAGCTAGTACTGTAGATGGATATGCAGTAATCGCCCCTGACTCGACTTCAGAAAATATGACTTCTACGACGGGGACTAAGGGCATTTTCCCCGTTGCCTCAGTTGCGCACGCTAATTCCAGTGATTTTGCTCCTCCGTTGGAAAGAGGCACCATTTCGCGTATTACTACGGGTGCACCGCTGCCTCCAAACGCAAACGCGGTGGTTATGGTTGAAGACACTCTTCTGCACTCCTCCACACCAGATGGGACCGAAGAAGCCACGGTGGAAATTCTGGcggatgatatcaaaccaAACGAGAACGTACGGCAGCCAGGTAGCGACATTGAGCTGGGCTCGATGATCCTTCGAAAGGGCGATATTGTCACACCTGTTGGCGGTGAAATTGGGCTTCTCGCAGCAACTGGCACACACACGGTCAAAATTTATAGGAAGCCTTGCATTGGCGTCATGAGCACTGGGGACGAACTAGTCCCATACGATGATCCGCAAAGACTTCATGGTGGCCAAATCCGTGATTCTAATCGGATTTCCCTGCTATCATGTCTATCGTCTTGGGGGTTTCCAATTGTTGACTTGGGAATCGCTCCTGATACCCCTGCCGGAGAACTCGAGGAGCGGCTACGTGACGCGGTCCATAGGGAAGAGAATAGTGTCGACGTGATTATCACGACAGGCGGGGTCTCGATGGGCGAACTAGACCTCCTCAAGCCAACCATCGAACGGTCACTCGGTGGCACGGTGCATTTCGGTCGTGTCTCCATGAAACCCGGGAAACCAACTACCTTTGCCAGCATCCCCGTCAAGCGGTCCCCTGTTCAAACGGACGATGCACCGAGAACATGGGGAAAGAAACTCATTTTCTCACTACCTGGAAACCCAGCCTCGGCCTTGGTCAGCTTGCACTTGTTTGTGCTACCCTGTCTGCACAAGCTCATGGGTATGGGTCAAGGAAGGCTCTCTCCAGGATCCGGGCCAGTGCCAGGGCTTCCTGTCGTGACTGTCACTCTGATGCATCAGTTGCCGTTGAACCGCGAGCGTACGGAATATCATTGCGCTATTGTTAGGGCATCCCAAGCAGATGGACTACTGTATGCTTGTAGCACGGGGGTGAGCGTTACGGGACAGCGGAGCTCAAGGGTTGGAAATCTGGCGTATGCGAATGCTCTTTTGGTATTGAAACCTGGACATGGATACATTGAGAAGGGTACGCTGGTAGAAGCCTTGATTATGGGCCCTATACGGTCAGGGGTATAATGATGGTTAGACTTAGAGTGCAGTATTACTGCGCCGTGAGCACCATGGCTGTCCTATTCATTCATTGCGTTTGTGCCCTGATGAGTCTATATTAAAGTGGTATATTATGCCTGGCGTTCTATCAAGATGAAGCCAAGCTCTGGAGGATTGGCTCGGGTCAACCTAAATCGCAGCCACGAACTTGGCAAAATCAAAGAAGTCCAGATGCCAGGCAGTCAAGCAACCAATACAATTATTTGTATATATGATGAGTAGAGAGAATAATCCTCCTACAATTATTCGCTCACAGCACCGAGCTTGTAGTATCATGCCATCTGAAAACTTCAACCAGGTTGATACGACGCAGCAATGATTCGCTCCATAGTATTGCCGAAGACGGAAAAGACGCCAAATTAGAACGACTCCACTCGGGACTCAGTTAGCAGTCTTAGCTTCTTCCTTAGGGTCTGTGCTCTACACACTAAAgccatcttcctcggagCTGCAATCACAGTCCGTGGAGATAAAACCAGGTGATTTGCTAATTGGGGTTGACAGGATTACCCAGTGGTTGAGTAACGGATTTGCACGTTTCTGCCAACCGAGATAAAATTATTGTTGATCCCACGCAGCTTTGGTAACGATATCACCCCACGACAGAGATTTTTATTCAGCTAACTAGTCTAGGGGTAAAACTGTGATCTACGACATAGGATATAAATATCCGCGAAGAAATAAATTCTCCTACCATGGCTCAAGCTCCGACCGGGACTTTCCAGGTGCATTACTTCGCCAGTGCATCGAGCTATACGAACCGACAATCAGAGTCTCTGCCTGCACCACTGCCGTTGGCTAAATTGTTTGACGTCTTGGAGTCCAAGTATCCTGGGATCGAAGCAAAGGTTTTGACGAGTTGTGGGGTTAGTGTTAATGTGGAATACGtggatgtggaggaggagaaactGAAACTCCGCGATATGGAAGCTCAAGATGGGCAAAGAAGCGACTTGGTGATTATCAAGGAGGGTGATGAAGTGGCTATCATTCCCCCTGTTAGTTCGGGGTAATTGGGCTGGTTTACTGTAGATATAACAAAAATGAGATTGTTCCTGGGACGGCAGGATTACATCCTTGGATCATATTGTGTACGTCTGCAACATTACTGATATGTATAAACCCGAGCATTATGGTTATCAAGTAATACTCAATCGGCCCTTATATACTGAATCTAGAACAATGTT carries:
- the cnxG gene encoding molybdopterin synthase sulfur carrier subunit (molybdopterin synthase small subunit CnxG) → MAQAPTGTFQVHYFASASSYTNRQSESLPAPLPLAKLFDVLESKYPGIEAKVLTSCGVSVNVEYVDVEEEKLKLRDMEAQDGQRSDLVIIKEGDEVAIIPPVSSG
- a CDS encoding molybdopterin synthase catalytic subunit; its protein translation is MTISTETSRVSNTSIHTETKDSTPAHLDRSTFPRTVTLPDEKIHIELTYDPLSADTALSYTNSPAAGANVFFLGTTRNTFDGRPVAQLSYTSYPPLALRTLTQIARQSKEKHGLIAVSISHRLGTVAVGEASILIAVSSGHRRAAWRAGEEILDECKAKAEIWKREEFIGSKPEDGEWRANRDWDGEGNLVLRQ
- a CDS encoding putative molybdenum cofactor biosynthesis protein Gephyrin (molybdopterin biosynthesis protein), with product MADPTLQPAILIVSDTASEDPSTDKVVDALTPLLLTTDQSPWKTPFSNIVPDNVLDIQRSICDWTDGQDAVNLVLLSGGTGFTSRDNTPEAVTPLLHRHAPGLVHGMLAASLKATPFAMMSRPVAGVRNGTVIVTLPGSPKGAKENLDAIVKLLPHACIQAAGANSRLLHAGGMQTLEAEAGVSSGNNLESRAENSHAHQPQLGHSDCGHSHHRGNNTAKSNDTSEGPSRRNRLSPYPMLSVDEALWRISHHTPDPVVVEAPVTPALVGSVIAEDVYAAEAVPAYRASTVDGYAVIAPDSTSENMTSTTGTKGIFPVASVAHANSSDFAPPLERGTISRITTGAPLPPNANAVVMVEDTLLHSSTPDGTEEATVEILADDIKPNENVRQPGSDIELGSMILRKGDIVTPVGGEIGLLAATGTHTVKIYRKPCIGVMSTGDELVPYDDPQRLHGGQIRDSNRISLLSCLSSWGFPIVDLGIAPDTPAGELEERLRDAVHREENSVDVIITTGGVSMGELDLLKPTIERSLGGTVHFGRVSMKPGKPTTFASIPVKRSPVQTDDAPRTWGKKLIFSLPGNPASALVSLHLFVLPCLHKLMGMGQGRLSPGSGPVPGLPVVTVTLMHQLPLNRERTEYHCAIVRASQADGLLYACSTGVSVTGQRSSRVGNLAYANALLVLKPGHGYIEKGTLVEALIMGPIRSGV
- a CDS encoding histidine phosphatase superfamily, giving the protein MRTSSRDYLMLAMLAMPQAHLASAERVLGAYIFARHGDRTPKILGNTQLTDLGYSEVFMTGSYYHNRYIDSNSSLQIEGISTDVVNLKQLSAAAPSDAVLQNSATGFLQGVYPPVGATASQKLANGTTVDAPLNGYQLVPLSLTTTGTNSEDNTWLQDTTKCQKAKVSSNSYYSSSLYKDLLASTQDFYTSLTPVLKGEFSDSDISFKNAYAIFDYLNVARIHNSSTENMPTDAQFEQLLALANIEQYNLAYNSTETVRAIAGAQLAGEMLDALSETISTQGKTKLNIQFGSYGTFLSYFGLAQLPKANSDFTGIPDYASSMAWELITDSPSGFPDPADISVRFVFHNGTITGADEPTEFPLYGQSSTTISWTEFEKQTKNIAVMSTAEWCSACGNTDGKCANPSSDSAGAESTEKKSNEVSRPVAGVIGAMVTLAVILGLEAAFFLFGGFTIAKRRKAAAGSIASDATETKFVEHS